Genomic DNA from Alkalihalobacterium alkalinitrilicum:
TTCCGATATGGACTTCAATAATTTCTTAAATCAAATAGATACTATTTTATATGGAAGAAAAAGTTATGATTTATGGGGGCAATATAAACCTGACACTAAAGTTTCTGATACAGAAAAAGAAATTTGGGGATTGGTCCAAAGTAAAGAGAAATACGTGTTTTCAAAAACACAAAAAAAGTCCGAAGATAACGTTACATTTATAAATGAAAATATTGAGGAAGAAATAATCAAATTAAAGAATAAGCCTGGTAAAGACATTTGGCTCTTTGGTGGGGCAAGTCTTATTATAACCTTAATAAATTTAGGGCTTGTAGATGAATTTAGATTATCTGTTCACCCTATTATTTTGGGAGAAGGAAAACCCCTGTTTATTGACATTAAGCATAGGGTGAATCTAAAACTGGTTGAAACAAAAAGGTTTTCCTCTGGTGTAGTTCAACTATGTTATCAGCTTAATGAGAAGTGAAAATAAATCTGATTGTGAAATGATGTCCTTCAACTAACAGAGAGCGTTTCTTTATAAGGCAGGAACGCTTTTTTACGAACGAGCAGGTTACTTTAATTAGACACAACAGAAGTATTTCGATTGTACATAAGGAAAATATATCAATAAAGAACCATTAAATTTATGTAAGTAGGTGAAAGAGTGGAAAGTGATATTTATATAAAAGATACACCAGCGTTAATCTTTTTTGGCTTGGTTTTTACTATCATTTTCGGACTATGGTTAAAACGAAGGGCAAAATCGTTTGATTTTAATAACAGAAGCAAATTCTACTTCCTTTTTGATAATTATGAATTAGTCGGTGGATTACTTATTGGTGTAGGATTATTATTTATTGCTATTTTTCTATAAGAATTTATTAAAGTAACGAACCTACTTCTTATAGTTAAAGAATGAATAAAAGAGGTGAGTGGAAATGAGTTTAGCTAGTTATATTGGTTGTAATATAGCATTACCTATTACCGCTGATGAATATTCCGATGATTCTTTATATATTGGAGGGTGTTTTGCGGGCGATGAAGAATTGCAAAATGTAAAGAAATATCAGTTTACTACTTCCTATGTTTATGAAGTATCAAGTCATTGGGGCATTAAGATTTCTGATTATACCACTCCAGAAATTTGTGATGAATCGAAAAAGAAGCTACTAGAACTATGTAAAAGAATGGATGGTTATCTTAAACAGGGTGATTATTTTGAGTTGTATAGTTGTTGGGTAGGAGAAGAAGATGAAAAGCGAGAGGGTGAACTAATATTACAAATGAAGAGCTTTGATATAGACCAGATTGAAATACCCGAAAAAACGTTAGTTAGATTTGAAAAATGAATTTCTTTCTTGAACAAACGGATGCGTTTCTGGAACAAGCAGGAACGTTTTTTTGATTAAAGGGGAGGATACTTCAATGGATTTTGATATATGCAGAAAAATATAACTGATAGGGAGGGTTTGAATTGAAGAAAATAGTTTTTATCTTAATTCTACTTTTAATTATTACAAGTATCTATACTTTTAAGAACTATGATGAATTAAGATATATTAATCTAACTGGGGGGACCTCTTTCATAAAAATGATAGCGGATGGTTAAATATCTTTCGAGAAGGTGTTGCGTCTATCCAACGATCTATAGAAAGTTTGGATCTGATGTCAAAGTTTCGAATTCATAAGGCATTTTCAGGACATGGAGCCCAAATAGAGCATCCAATGGTTGCCATTGATGCGGCTAGAACACGGTATGAAAAGTATCTTGAAACGCCAGAAAAAATTTCATGGCATGCTGTTAAGAGAATTTTTGTATTCACGTTAATCATTTAAAATGGATTAGCAAAAGAAGAAGTTGATAATTACCTTACTAAGTTGTGGTTGGTTCCAAGATTTTGCACGCTACTCTTTCCAACTTCAGCCAGAAGAATTTATTCAAGTTCTGCTCGCTGAAATGCTTCGTTCAGGAGCAGCAAGCTGGCACAGGTGTAATACTTTAAATCTTATACCCAATCATCGCCATATTGGGGGCTATTTTGCATGCATTAATCATACATGAGTAAATGTCAATTTCAGTTCCAGTCGTATTAGTCTTTTTTATCCAAAGGAGTGCTTCTGCAATCTTGCAGGAGCACTTTTTAAATAGATGGGGCCAGGGATCCAAATGCATTACTTACTTTTAACGTTGAATTTCTCTTTTTCAATAACATCCTTCTTTTCAATAAATTAATAAATAAACAGTTGAAAAGTTTTACGGTTCATAATCTTAATTAAACTCAATTGGTGATCACCACCATATTTGGTTCCTTTTTTAAATTGAGAAAATGCAAAAGATCGAAGAAAATAGGTAGCAGTGTGTCATTATTGATTTAGAAGGGCGTTGATTGCGTGGTACAAAAGATATAAAAGAAGTGTATTGGCTCCGGATCATTGCTTGT
This window encodes:
- a CDS encoding dihydrofolate reductase family protein: MLVKYQRQRNILLDLAVTLDGFIEGPKGEVDWCIMDSDMDFNNFLNQIDTILYGRKSYDLWGQYKPDTKVSDTEKEIWGLVQSKEKYVFSKTQKKSEDNVTFINENIEEEIIKLKNKPGKDIWLFGGASLIITLINLGLVDEFRLSVHPIILGEGKPLFIDIKHRVNLKLVETKRFSSGVVQLCYQLNEK